The stretch of DNA CGCCATCTTCTTCTCCTTCATCACCTGGATGCTGGTCAGCTTCTACGGACCGTCGCATGTGGCCGAAGCGGCCGGAGCGGCACTGGCATCCGGCGACGCGACCTCATTCGTGATCGGCCCGCTGGTGGAGTTGTTCGGCCCCTGGGCAGGTGTCACCGCCGGGATCCTGCTGGTGACGTCCCTCTTGGCAGGGATCATCGCCTTCCACAACGGCATCAACCGCTACCTGCACTCACTGGCGTTGCGTGGGTCCCTGCCCTCCGTCATTGCACGCACCAACAAGCACCGCGCCCCGGCCATGGCCGCATGGATCCAGACGGCGGTCGCGTTACTTCTCGTGGCACCCTTTGCGCTGCTGGGACTGGACCCCGTGCTGACCCTCTTCTCGTGGTTCAGCGGCCTGGCCGTCGCGGCCCTGCTGGTGCTGTACATGCTCTCGTCCCTCGCCGTCGTTGGCTATTTCCGCCGGGAACCGGTGGCAGGACACCACTGGCAGACGTTGATCGCTCCGGTGCTCGCGTCCGTGTTGCTGGGATGGGTGCTCTACCTGGTGGTCAGCAACTTCACCGCCCTCATCGGGGGAAGCGCCGAAACGGCCGCGGGGCTGCTGGCGGCTGTGCCCGTCATTTTCCTGGCCGGGGTGCTGGTGGAAGTCCGGGTGGAGAAGCTGGCCCGGATTCCGGAACCAGTGCTGGCCGGGTAGCAAACCTTCGACGGCGGCGGCAGGTGCCGCCGCCGCGGGCAGCCTCGCTGTGCGGAGCCGCCCGCAAGCAGCAGAAAGCCGCCGGGCAGCCTATGGGCACGCCGGCGGCTTTCGCAAGATCAGGCGCCGCGCCGCCAGTCGCTGGGGGAGACACCGAAGGCATCCCGGAACGTGCGGCTGAAATGCGCAGCGTCCAGGAACCCCCACCGGCCGGCTACAGCGCCGACGGACGAGCCGTTGTGCAGCGGGTCTCGAAGGTCACGGCGGATGCGTTCCAGCCGCTGGCTCCGGATCCAACTGGCAACGGTGCTGCCAGTCTCGTGGAAGACGTTGTGCAGGTGGCGGGTGGAGATGAAGTGTGCCGCGGCAATGCTGGCCGGCGAAAGCTGCGGATCGGCGAGGTTGGCTTCGATGTACTCGCGCACCGACGTGGCCAGCAGGACCTGGGGCTTCATGCTGTCCCGTGCCATGTCCAGTTCCGAGTGCAGCATGGTTGCCACGAGATCGAGGGCGTTAGTAGCCAGCCGCGAACCGCTCGGGCCGCTGAGGGCCTCGAACCGCTCCGCCAGCTGGGAAAGGAATGGTCCCACGATGCCGGCCAAGCCGCCGCCCCCGGCGAGGCGGACCGCGGAGAGCTGCCCCACGTAGTCGGGCGGCAGCGATAGTGCATCGTGCGGGAACATGACCACCATCATCCGGGCCTGCTCCTCGAACGCCAGTGTGTAAGGCCGGTTGGTGTCATAGATGGCCAGGTCGCCGGGGCGCAGCACGGCTTCGCGGTTGTCCTGGATGAGGAGCTCGGATCCCTCCAGCTGAAGGTTGAGCTTGAAATAGCGCTGGTCCGACTGCGCCAGGAGGGCGGGCGTACGGTGGACGCGGTGACCGGAGGCTGATATTTCCACCAGGCACATGCGGTCCAGTACACGCGACCGCATCCGGCCGCGGAAGGCGTCGGGGTGGTCCGTGTCGACGGACAGCGGCACAAACGACTGCGCCACCAGGTGCCGCCAATGGTCAAAGGAAGCGGCCGCAGTGGAGGTGAGGTCCTGTCCGGCAGGACGGGCTGTTGTTGCTGCAGACATGGATATTCCTGACGATGGATGGCCACGTGGCGTGAGGTCCCCCAGAGCTGTGTCCTGCGACACAGTCATTTCAGGTTAGCGTCGAACTCCCTCGCTGTCATCTTTTTTCAACAGACGTCGAATAAAGGTTTACGGGCGGGTCAGCAGGGCAAGGAAGCTCTCGAGCTGCCGGGGCAGGCCGAGTTCTGTCTGGCTCTCCGGGAGCAGTGCGGCGGCGATCTGGGCGCCCAGCAGCATGTTGAGGAGCTGGCCGGCCAGGCTCGCATCGTCCACGACGGCGGTTACGTCGCCGCTGTCGCGCGCCTCCGCGAGGTAGCCCGAAATGGCTTCCAGCCACTGCTGCATGGAGTCCCGGTGGATCCGGGCCTTTTCGGGGTCATTGATCGCCTTTTGCCAGAAGGGGATGACGATACGGGCCTCATTGATCCGTTCTTCATCCAGGGGAAGCACTTCGCCGCAGAATGCCCGGAGGGCCGCCAGCCCCGAGAGGCCGGCTGTGACATCGGCAATGCGCTGGTTGGTCCGGTTGAAGACGTGGCCGAAGGCAAACGTCAGCAGCGTGTCCTTGGTCGAAAAGTACGGCTTCAGTGCGCCGTTCGCGAACCCTGCCTCCAATGCGATCTCCCGCATGGTGGCACTTTCGATGCCCAGTCGGGCGATGATCCGCCAGGTTGCATCAACCAGCTCCAAGCGGCGTTCGTCGTGGTCAACAATCTTTGGCACGCTGCCGCTCCCCGTGAATATTTTCGCCCCGACCCTTGTGAGCTATCTTACGTTCGCTTATTATCTACAACTATAGAAAATAAAACCGGACCTGCCAAGGTCACGAACCAAAAGGCCATCATGCTCCCCTCAATAGCCGACACGACTACCCCGTACCGCATGGCGTCGGGTGTTGAAATCACCGACGTCCAAGCCATTCTGCGCGCCGAGGGGCTCCTGGGCCCGGAGAAGCGAATCGCTTACCTTGGCCTGCTGGACCCGCCCCGGGGTTCAGCCCGGGACGCCGAGGACCGTCGTTTCCGGATCTTTATCCACGATGTGTCCGGCGGGCGGCCGTTGGACGTCACCGTTTCCACGACGAACGCCACGGTGACCTCCGCCGTCGAGCTCGATACCGCCGCAACGGGCGAGCTGCCCGTCCTTGAGGAGGAATTTGGAATCGTCGAGGAGTTGCTCGCGGCTGATGCCCGGTGGCTCAAGGCCCTTGCGGAGCGTGGGCTGGACGTCGAAAAGGTACGCGTTGCCCCGCTTTCGGCCGGTGTATTTGAGTATCCGGAGGAAAGTGGCCGTCGCATCCTCCGCGGGCTGGCTTTCGTGCAGGAGTTTCCAGAGGACAGCGCCTGGGCGCATCCTGTGGACGGTCTTGTGGCCTACGTCGACGTCGTCAGCAAGGAAGTCACGCAGGTCATCGACCTCGGGGCTGTGCCGGTTCCCTCGGAGCACGGCAACTACACCGATCCGAAGCTCACCGGCCCGTTGCGCGACACGCAAAAACCCATCAGCATCACCCAGCCGGAAGGCCCCAGCTTCACGGTGACCGGCGGAAACCACGTCGAGTGGGAAAAGTGGAGCCTGGACGTCGGCTTCGACGTCCGCGAGGGCGTGGTGCTGCACAACCTTGCCTTCCAGGACGGCTCGAAAAAGCGCCCCATCATCAAGCGCGCATCCATCGCTGAGATGGTGGTTCCCTACGGTGACCCTTCGCCCGTCCGTTCGTGGCAGAACTACTTCGACACGGGCGAGTACCTCGTGGGCCAGTATGCCAATTCCCTGGAACTGGGCTGTGACTGCCTCGGTGACATCACCTACCTCAGCCCCGTCATCAGCGACGCCTTCGGCAATCCCCGTGAGATCCGCAACGGCATCTGCATGCACGAGGAGGACTGGGGCATCCTGGCCAAGCACTCCGATCTGTGGTCCGGCATCAATTACACGCGCCGCAACCGGCGCATGGTGATTTCCTTTTTCACCACCATCGGCAATTACGATTACGGCTTCTACTGGTACCTCTACCTGGACGGCACCATCGAGTTCGAGGCCAAGGCCACCGGAGTCGTGTTTACCAGCGCTTTCCCCGACGGCGGTTCGGACAACATCTCCCAACTCGCCCCGGGGCTGGGTGCACCGTTCCACCAGCACCTCTTCAGCGCACGGCTGGACATGGCGATTGACGGCTTCACGAACCGGGTCGAGGAAGAAGACGTGGTCCGGCAGCCCATGGGCCCGGGCAATGAACGCGGTAACGCCTTCTCCCGGAAGCGGACCGTGCTGGCCCGCGAATCGGAGGCGGTCCGCCAAAGTGACGCCAAGGCTGGCCGGACGTGGATCATTTCCAACCCGGAATCCCTCAACCGGCTGGGTGAACCCGTGGGCTACAAGCTCCATGGCCAGGGCATGCCCACGCTGCTCGCGGACCCGGATTCCTCCATTGCCCGGCGCGCGGCCTTCGCTGCCAAGGACCTCTGGGTCACCCGGTTCGCCGAGGACGAGCGCTACCCCACCGGCGACTTCGTCAACCAACATGGCGGGGGAGCGGGCCTGCCGGGCTACATTTCGCAGGACCGCGACATTGACGGCCACGACATCGTCGTCTGGCACACTTTCGGCCTGACGCACTTCCCGCGAGTGGAGGACTGGCCCATCATGCCGGTGGACACCGTTGGCTTCAAGCTGCGGCCGGAAGGGTTCTTCGACCGCAGCCCGGTGCTGGACGTGCCGCCGAACTCCAGAGAGGCCTCCGGTTGCCACAGCGGGCCCGCCGCCGGCGAGCATTGCCACGGCTAGGCGCACGACGTGACAGCCCTGCAGGGATGGGGCCGCGCCTCCGGCCCCATCCTTCATACCCGGACGTGCGCCGCAGTGACCGCCGCTTCGTGCGTCCTCCACGTGTGGTTTGTGATCGCCAACCAGCACGGCCCCTGGCTCAACATCCTCATGCTGGCCATGGTGGCCCTCTGCCTTCCGTGCGCCCTGCACATCTGGCGTTACAGCCGTGCCAACGCCCTTCGCCAGGTAATGGCTTCCGCGCTGGCCATGGCCCTGGTGCACACGCTGTTGCTGGTCGGCAGCCGTTCCTCGGCTCACGGTCACCATGGAACAGCCGCCGGCGCAATCCACTCCCGGACCGAAGTGTCCCTGGCTGTCATTGCACTGGAGATGGCCACGGCCCTGCTAGCTTCAACCCTGCTGGCCCGGTTGCGGATGCGTACTTCCGGACGTAGCGCCGAGCCTGCCTGACGTTCCTGAAGTAGCCGGGCGCGGCCTGACCCCGGGGCGGCACGCCACAAGTAGTGGCCTGCCGGAAAAGACAGGTAGCGCCTGCCGGTGACTTTCGTACTTCCCGGCCGTTGGATTGCCTTCTAAACAGTTCCATTGGGGGGCAAGGGATGTTCGACTCGGCCGCTATGTACTCTGGCGGAACCTGTCCGCGGCTGCCGGCGGACCGGCCATGAGTTCCGGGCTGCAGGCAGCCGTGGTCTTCGCAGGATCCGTGCCAGGCTCGCTCCTCATATCGCTGGGGCAGGCCCTCGTGGTGGTTTGTGCCTGCTCCGACATGGTGCGTGCGGTCTCGGTGCCGCGGTCCCACCGCCGGTACATGGCGAACAGCCTCTTCCTGGCTCTCGCCTGGCCCTCGATTCTGATCAGCGGGGCCGTCGTGCTGCTCGATGCAGCCCGGGGTGACTGGCAAAAAGTCGCGGCCGGGGTTTTCGTCCTGGTTTTCGTGATCTTCCGGTGGCACTCCGCCGGCGATGAGGACAGCTGGTGGAAAGGCAAGGGGAAGGCACTGGGCCGCTGGCTCAGGAGGCAGACCGCCGCGCGTTCCTTGCGTCTCCCTGTTGCTACGGGCACGGTGTCGGCGTTTCTAGGCGCCCGGTCCTGAACACCGTCAGTCGTTGAACAGCCCGGCCAGGTCCTCCG from Arthrobacter sp. B3I9 encodes:
- a CDS encoding helix-turn-helix domain-containing protein; the encoded protein is MSAATTARPAGQDLTSTAAASFDHWRHLVAQSFVPLSVDTDHPDAFRGRMRSRVLDRMCLVEISASGHRVHRTPALLAQSDQRYFKLNLQLEGSELLIQDNREAVLRPGDLAIYDTNRPYTLAFEEQARMMVVMFPHDALSLPPDYVGQLSAVRLAGGGGLAGIVGPFLSQLAERFEALSGPSGSRLATNALDLVATMLHSELDMARDSMKPQVLLATSVREYIEANLADPQLSPASIAAAHFISTRHLHNVFHETGSTVASWIRSQRLERIRRDLRDPLHNGSSVGAVAGRWGFLDAAHFSRTFRDAFGVSPSDWRRGA
- a CDS encoding TetR/AcrR family transcriptional regulator, producing the protein MPKIVDHDERRLELVDATWRIIARLGIESATMREIALEAGFANGALKPYFSTKDTLLTFAFGHVFNRTNQRIADVTAGLSGLAALRAFCGEVLPLDEERINEARIVIPFWQKAINDPEKARIHRDSMQQWLEAISGYLAEARDSGDVTAVVDDASLAGQLLNMLLGAQIAAALLPESQTELGLPRQLESFLALLTRP
- a CDS encoding primary-amine oxidase; protein product: MLPSIADTTTPYRMASGVEITDVQAILRAEGLLGPEKRIAYLGLLDPPRGSARDAEDRRFRIFIHDVSGGRPLDVTVSTTNATVTSAVELDTAATGELPVLEEEFGIVEELLAADARWLKALAERGLDVEKVRVAPLSAGVFEYPEESGRRILRGLAFVQEFPEDSAWAHPVDGLVAYVDVVSKEVTQVIDLGAVPVPSEHGNYTDPKLTGPLRDTQKPISITQPEGPSFTVTGGNHVEWEKWSLDVGFDVREGVVLHNLAFQDGSKKRPIIKRASIAEMVVPYGDPSPVRSWQNYFDTGEYLVGQYANSLELGCDCLGDITYLSPVISDAFGNPREIRNGICMHEEDWGILAKHSDLWSGINYTRRNRRMVISFFTTIGNYDYGFYWYLYLDGTIEFEAKATGVVFTSAFPDGGSDNISQLAPGLGAPFHQHLFSARLDMAIDGFTNRVEEEDVVRQPMGPGNERGNAFSRKRTVLARESEAVRQSDAKAGRTWIISNPESLNRLGEPVGYKLHGQGMPTLLADPDSSIARRAAFAAKDLWVTRFAEDERYPTGDFVNQHGGGAGLPGYISQDRDIDGHDIVVWHTFGLTHFPRVEDWPIMPVDTVGFKLRPEGFFDRSPVLDVPPNSREASGCHSGPAAGEHCHG